A genomic segment from Deltaproteobacteria bacterium encodes:
- a CDS encoding (Fe-S)-binding protein has protein sequence MENLDQIIKEEAGKCILCGACQSVCPVYAELLDESQVARGRMALLKAVFAGKLTETDRLDRILSACIGCKACSAQCPAGSQADSANLAAKLRIRRSEGLPYYQKILSRQVFSRAKLRSAFAGLLDLLGRKIYAPLSHHRGFQSALPYVRNGKGRNIPRHSATPFHKRPFLPPVTGVLKGKVTLFYGCAVDTFYPQWGKEAVTLLHHAGIEVEVPETQSCCGAPLLFMGDREGAARMAKQNLAALSGMNTEAVITLCATCGSTLKELYPKLFPGKTPETLAGRIMDFQEYWIQKGLPIPSIKEKPDNSPPLRVTYHDPCHLNRGMGIREAPRTILQHLPGIEYIEMEDADRCCGGGGLFSLRHYDLSLKIGRHKVDRIVESGADIVATACPSCQIQLEDLLRRAGLDTRVVHVCELLHGSEKGKTQFALHRKERKL, from the coding sequence ATGGAGAACCTGGATCAAATCATCAAAGAGGAAGCAGGAAAGTGCATCCTCTGCGGGGCCTGCCAGTCCGTCTGTCCCGTCTATGCTGAACTCCTGGATGAAAGCCAGGTTGCCCGGGGGAGGATGGCACTATTGAAAGCCGTCTTTGCCGGAAAGCTCACAGAAACGGACAGGCTCGATCGAATCCTTTCCGCCTGTATCGGCTGCAAGGCTTGCTCCGCACAGTGCCCCGCCGGATCGCAAGCCGATTCTGCGAATCTCGCAGCGAAACTCCGTATCCGCCGGTCAGAGGGACTACCTTATTATCAGAAGATCCTTTCACGGCAGGTGTTCTCCCGGGCAAAGCTTCGGTCTGCCTTTGCCGGACTCCTCGATCTTCTGGGAAGAAAAATCTATGCGCCTCTTTCCCATCACCGGGGGTTCCAATCCGCGCTTCCCTACGTCCGGAACGGCAAGGGCCGCAATATCCCCCGTCACTCGGCGACCCCCTTCCATAAACGTCCATTCCTCCCGCCCGTCACGGGTGTACTCAAGGGAAAGGTCACCCTTTTTTACGGTTGTGCCGTCGACACATTCTATCCGCAGTGGGGTAAGGAAGCCGTTACACTTCTGCATCACGCCGGAATCGAAGTCGAGGTACCGGAAACCCAGAGCTGCTGCGGGGCACCGCTCCTCTTCATGGGGGACCGGGAAGGTGCGGCAAGGATGGCGAAGCAAAACCTTGCCGCCCTCAGCGGAATGAATACCGAGGCCGTCATCACCCTCTGCGCCACTTGCGGATCAACACTGAAAGAACTCTATCCCAAACTCTTTCCGGGGAAAACCCCGGAGACGCTCGCCGGCCGGATCATGGACTTCCAGGAGTACTGGATCCAGAAGGGACTGCCCATACCGTCCATAAAGGAGAAACCCGACAACTCTCCCCCCCTCCGGGTTACCTACCACGACCCCTGCCACCTGAACCGGGGCATGGGCATCAGGGAGGCACCGAGAACAATATTACAGCACCTGCCCGGAATTGAATACATCGAGATGGAAGATGCCGACCGTTGCTGCGGAGGCGGCGGACTCTTTTCATTGCGCCACTATGATCTCTCTCTGAAAATCGGCCGGCACAAAGTGGACCGGATCGTGGAGAGCGGCGCCGACATCGTAGCGACCGCCTGCCCCTCCTGCCAAATCCAGTTGGAGGACCTCCTCCGGCGGGCAGGACTCGATACCCGGGTCGTCCATGTCTGTGAACTCCTGCACGGCAGTGAAAAGGGCAAGACACAATTTGCTTTACATCGAAAAGAGCGGAAACTATAA
- a CDS encoding zinc ribbon domain-containing protein: MPIYEFYCKECNKSFETLIMGGKNDVHCPTCGGENVTRQLSGFASRRTGKGGGSSCSGCTSSSCNSCR; this comes from the coding sequence ATGCCGATCTACGAATTCTATTGCAAAGAGTGCAACAAGTCCTTTGAAACTCTCATCATGGGTGGAAAGAACGACGTCCATTGTCCCACCTGCGGCGGGGAGAATGTCACCCGTCAGCTCTCCGGCTTTGCCTCCCGGAGAACCGGGAAGGGGGGCGGTTCCTCCTGCAGCGGATGTACCTCCTCTTCGTGTAATTCCTGTCGATGA
- the fsa gene encoding fructose-6-phosphate aldolase — protein MKFFIDTADVGEIRDGMALGMVDGVTTNPSLVAKTGRNFREVIEEICTIVDGPISAEVVSTDTEGMLKEARQLADIHPNIVVKIPMTEAGIAAVSVLSDEEIHTNVTLVFSPTQALIAAKAGASYVSPFVGRLDDISHIGMDLVEQIDTIFQNYAYETEIIVASVRNPLHVLDAALVGADIATIPLKVIRQLMHHPLTDVGLKKFLADWEKVPK, from the coding sequence ATGAAATTCTTTATCGACACAGCAGACGTTGGAGAAATCCGTGATGGAATGGCACTGGGAATGGTGGACGGCGTGACAACCAATCCATCTCTTGTCGCGAAGACGGGCCGTAATTTTCGCGAGGTCATCGAAGAAATCTGCACGATCGTCGACGGACCGATCAGTGCCGAGGTGGTCAGCACGGATACGGAAGGGATGCTCAAGGAGGCCCGGCAGCTCGCCGACATTCATCCGAATATCGTGGTCAAGATCCCGATGACCGAGGCGGGGATCGCCGCCGTCAGTGTTCTGAGTGATGAAGAGATCCATACCAACGTCACCCTGGTCTTCTCCCCCACGCAGGCACTTATTGCCGCCAAAGCCGGTGCCTCCTATGTCAGTCCTTTTGTGGGACGGCTGGACGACATCAGCCATATCGGAATGGACTTGGTGGAGCAGATCGACACCATCTTTCAGAATTACGCCTACGAAACGGAGATCATCGTTGCCTCCGTCCGAAATCCGCTCCATGTCCTGGACGCTGCCTTGGTCGGCGCCGACATCGCCACGATCCCGCTGAAAGTCATCAGGCAGCTCATGCATCATCCCCTAACCGATGTGGGATTGAAGAAATTTCTGGCGGACTGGGAGAAGGTCCCGAAGTAG